Proteins from one Oryza sativa Japonica Group chromosome 12, ASM3414082v1 genomic window:
- the LOC107276450 gene encoding F-box/LRR-repeat protein At3g58930 encodes MDSRKMRRRKKMTTSPAAAAAVDLISELSDDVLLHILSFLPAASDVARTTVLSRRWRHLWSAAPCLRFAVEPAPPPSTSSRRADTGSRLVAAVDSVLARRAIDGADVETLKISFVFSSSPNDGGGGGRSAFDGDWHDHADDIESEHVAAWLRFAERHVTGDFRLDVPTLPRQRRQAELPSSARFKSMRLWLAYAELTVPTAAAAAADRAFAALTDVRLSTVKVDDVNGRRLCDLFSSPACCPRLRRLTLKLLGLPDVKAVEVDAPGLRELAVTGVSVDEMAAPPMISAPRLRRLTFESDETCRGGGLMVLDGARMEIDILSHGFSGVADNRDLAWFLQHYAAADRLDVRLLVPLGEDLMNDIPEFPNVTELRITAQVSIPTHTIGASIAKFVAKCSRIEYLSIDINKQGGDSHPGCKCEEPKDWKDMNLSLDHLRSIDIHHFRPSQDQMQLVSLLLANASSLQRMTIALHKRYVEAMEREDGKEVYLHIPCYGGHWTPCAWGSSSRQSKFRSATKYEWAPCNVNHEKGMKVLQSLI; translated from the exons ATGGATTCCAGGAAGATGCGCAGGCGCAAGAAGATGACaacttcgccggcggcggcggcggccgtcgaccTCATCAGCGAGCTCTCCGACGACGTGCTCCTCCACATCCTCAGCTtcctgccggcggcgagcgacgtGGCGCGGACCACCGTGCTGTCGAGGCGGTGGCGCCACCTCTGGAGCGCCGCGCCATGCCTCCGCTTCGCCGtcgagccggcgccgccgccctcgacgTCGTCTCGTCGTGCTGACACCGGCAGccggctcgtcgccgccgtggactCCGTCCTCGCGCGGCGCGCCATCGACGGCGCCGACGTTGAGACGCTGAAGATCTCCTTCGTCTTCAGTTCATCacccaacgacggcggcggcggcggcagatcaGCGTTCGACGGCGACTGGCACGACCACGCCGACGACATCGAGTCGGAGCACGTCGCCGCGTGGCTCCGCTTCGCCGAGCGCCATGTCACCGGCGACTTCAGGCTCGACGTGCCCACCCTGCCAAGGCAGAGGCGCCAGGCCGAGCTCCCGAGCTCGGCGAGGTTCAAGTCGATGCGGCTCTGGCTAGCCTACGCGGAGCTCACGgtcccgaccgccgccgccgccgccgccgaccgcgcgTTCGCCGCGCTCACCGACGTCCGGCTCAGCACGGTCAAAGTCGACGACGTCAACGGCCGCCGCCTCTGCGAcctcttctcgtcgccggcatgCTGCCCGCGGCTGCGCAGGCTGACGCTCAAGCTCTTGGGCCTCCCCGACGtgaaggcggtggaggtggacgCGCCGGGCCTCCGGGAGCTCGCCGTCACGGGCGTCTCCGTGGacgagatggcggcgccgccgatgaTCTCCGCGCCGAGGCTGCGGCGGCTGACGTTCGAGAGCGACGAGacgtgccgcggcggcggcctgatGGTGCTGGACGGCGCGCGCATGGAGATCGACATCTTGTCCCATGGCTTCTCCGGCGTCGCCGACAACCGGGACTTGGCCTGGTTTCTTCAGCACTACGCCGCCGCGGATCGCCTCGACGTCCGACTCCTTGTGCCATTGGGCGAG GATCTGATGAATGATATACCAGAATTTCCCAATGTTACCGAGTTGAGAATAACTGCACAAGTGTCCATACCTACACACACTATTGGAGCAAGCATAGCCAAGTTCGTCGCGAAGTGCAGCAGAATCGAGTACCTCTCCATTGACATCAACAAACAG GGTGGTGATTCACATCCTGGCTGCAAATGTGAAGAACCTAAAGATTGGAAGGACATGAATCTCTCACTAGATCACCTTCGAAGTATAGATATCCATCACTTTCGACCTTCCCAAGACCAAATGCAGCTTGTATCTCTACTCCTTGCGAATGCGTCGTCACTGCAAAGAATGACCATTGCACTACATAAGCGATATGTAGAGGCAATGGAGCGAGAAGATGGCAAGGAGGTATATCTGCACATTCCATGCTATGGGGGACATTGGACCCCTTGTGCTTGGGGGAGCTCTAGTCGTCAGAGCAAGTTCCGTAGCGCTACCAAATATGAGTGGGCACCATGTAATGTAAATCATGAGAAGGGGATGAAGGTTTTGCAAAGTCTGATTTAA
- the LOC107277539 gene encoding FBD-associated F-box protein At3g52670-like isoform X2 — MDSTNLPETTTPPPPADDMISGLTEDLLLIILGFLPAARDVVRTSALSTRWRNLWTLAPALRFDIGQRNLRLTDDAEAAAAGRLVAAVDSVLARRDVDAGAPDVKDLEINFVFRSVVGDDQTTAAGRYYRSSSRFGLSRHRRRLPMDVAPASVAAWLRFAECRVAGAFSLELPALSSSRKVVADLPCSERLRTMRLTLGGATVGVPVAGAGADAYRSLADLLLSNVCLDDGDGVRLCNLLSSTSCPSLRRLELSVITGLTILRLDAAATLEELRLIGLRDMEQMEVDAPGLRDLTVKGITVHLMAAAAARIAAPRLQALAYEYRRSWDDCQLMVLDGERTAKLRVLSHGDPAGKHNNGAAAWFLQHCAAADRLDIELKMEFDEEKLHAGIEDVIKDIPKLPNITDLRITVAMSTDTMDTHAVAMSTDTMDTHAIGASTTKLIAKFSRIEYLSIDIDKKAGDCTNFDCKCEQYKGWNNKMIPLERLRIADIRNFLPFDDQIELNVQGKVQFTVVRILPCKACVTGCHISETPKPTLYAIMGPNLNGFTKMRGEDF, encoded by the exons ATGGACTCCACCAACTTGCCGGAGACgacgactccgccgccgccggccgacgacATGATCAGCGGCCTCACCGAAGACCTGCTGCTGATAATCCTCGGCTtcttgccggcggcgagggacgtGGTGCGCACCTCCGCGCTGTCGACACGGTGGCGCAACCTCTGGACCCTCGCCCCGGCGCTCCGCTTCGACATCGGCCAGCGCAACCTGCGGCTAACCGACGACGCcgaggccgctgccgccggccgcctcgtcgccgccgtggactCCGTGCTCGCCCGCCgcgacgtcgacgccggcgcGCCCGACGTGAAGGACCTGGAGATCAACTTCGTGTTCCGATCCGTTGTTGGCGACGACcagaccaccgccgccggccgctacTACCGGTCCTCCTCCCGGTTCGGGCTTAgccggcaccggcggcgcctCCCCATGGACGTCGCGCCGGCGAGCGTCGCCGCGTGGCTCCGCTTCGCCGAGTGCCGCGTCGCGGGGGCGTTCTCGCTCGAGCTCCCCGCGCTGTCGTCGTCGAGGAAAGTGGTCGCCGACCTCCCTTGCTCCGAGAGGCTTCGCACGATGCGCCTCACGCTCGGCGGCGCCACCGTCGGCGTcccggtcgccggcgccggcgccgacgcctaCCGCTCTCTCGCCGACCTGCTTCTCAGCAACGTCTgcctcgacgacggcgacggcgtccgcCTCTGcaacctcctctcctccaccagCTGCCCTAGCCTGCGTCGGCTGGAGCTCAGCGTCATCACCGGACTAACCATCCTtcgcctcgacgccgccgccacgctcgaGGAGCTCCGGCTCATCGGCCTCCGCGACATGGAGCAGATGGAGGTGGACGCGCCGGGCCTCCGGGACCTCACCGTGAAGGGCATCACCGTCCacctgatggcggcggcggcggcgaggatcgCTGCGCCGAGGCTGCAGGCGCTGGCGTACGAATACAGGCGCTCGTGGGACGACTGCCAGCTGATGGTGCTCGACGGCGAGCGCACCGCGAAGCTCCGGGTGCTCTCCCATGGCGACCCCGCCGGCAAGCACaacaacggcgcggcggcgtggttcCTGCAGCACTGCGCCGCCGCGGATCGCCTCGACATCGAACTAAAGATGGAATTTGATGAG GAAAAACTCCATGCGGGTATTGAGGATGTGATCAAGGACATACCGAAACTTCCGAATATAACAGATTTGAGAATAACGGTAGCCATGTCCACAGATACCATGGATACACACGCGGTAGCCATGTCCACAGATACCATGGATACACACGCTATCGGGGCAAGCACAACCAAGCTCATTGCAAAGTTTAGTAGAATTGAGTATCTCTCCATTGACATTGACAAAAAG GCCGGTGATTGTACAAATTTTGACTGCAAATGTGAGCAATATAAAGGCTGGAATAACAAGATGATTCCACTAGAGCGTCTTCGGATTGCAGACATACGTAACTTTCTGCCTTTCGATGATCAAATAGAATTG AACGTACAAGGAAAAGTTCAGTTCACTGTTGTGCGCATCCTGCCATGCAAAGCATGTGTGACCG gatgccacatcagtgAAACGCCGAAACCAACCCTCTATGCTATCATGGGACCTAACTTGAACGGTTTTACCAAGAtgaggggtgaagatttctaa
- the LOC107277539 gene encoding FBD-associated F-box protein At3g52670-like isoform X1, which produces MDSTNLPETTTPPPPADDMISGLTEDLLLIILGFLPAARDVVRTSALSTRWRNLWTLAPALRFDIGQRNLRLTDDAEAAAAGRLVAAVDSVLARRDVDAGAPDVKDLEINFVFRSVVGDDQTTAAGRYYRSSSRFGLSRHRRRLPMDVAPASVAAWLRFAECRVAGAFSLELPALSSSRKVVADLPCSERLRTMRLTLGGATVGVPVAGAGADAYRSLADLLLSNVCLDDGDGVRLCNLLSSTSCPSLRRLELSVITGLTILRLDAAATLEELRLIGLRDMEQMEVDAPGLRDLTVKGITVHLMAAAAARIAAPRLQALAYEYRRSWDDCQLMVLDGERTAKLRVLSHGDPAGKHNNGAAAWFLQHCAAADRLDIELKMEFDEEKLHAGIEDVIKDIPKLPNITDLRITVAMSTDTMDTHAVAMSTDTMDTHAIGASTTKLIAKFSRIEYLSIDIDKKAGDCTNFDCKCEQYKGWNNKMIPLERLRIADIRNFLPFDDQIELVCVLIANAPLLEKMTVALHELYGETRQRRNDMDAYLCIPSCGGRWTPCSGNRSKFGSFTKYEWKPYKRKR; this is translated from the exons ATGGACTCCACCAACTTGCCGGAGACgacgactccgccgccgccggccgacgacATGATCAGCGGCCTCACCGAAGACCTGCTGCTGATAATCCTCGGCTtcttgccggcggcgagggacgtGGTGCGCACCTCCGCGCTGTCGACACGGTGGCGCAACCTCTGGACCCTCGCCCCGGCGCTCCGCTTCGACATCGGCCAGCGCAACCTGCGGCTAACCGACGACGCcgaggccgctgccgccggccgcctcgtcgccgccgtggactCCGTGCTCGCCCGCCgcgacgtcgacgccggcgcGCCCGACGTGAAGGACCTGGAGATCAACTTCGTGTTCCGATCCGTTGTTGGCGACGACcagaccaccgccgccggccgctacTACCGGTCCTCCTCCCGGTTCGGGCTTAgccggcaccggcggcgcctCCCCATGGACGTCGCGCCGGCGAGCGTCGCCGCGTGGCTCCGCTTCGCCGAGTGCCGCGTCGCGGGGGCGTTCTCGCTCGAGCTCCCCGCGCTGTCGTCGTCGAGGAAAGTGGTCGCCGACCTCCCTTGCTCCGAGAGGCTTCGCACGATGCGCCTCACGCTCGGCGGCGCCACCGTCGGCGTcccggtcgccggcgccggcgccgacgcctaCCGCTCTCTCGCCGACCTGCTTCTCAGCAACGTCTgcctcgacgacggcgacggcgtccgcCTCTGcaacctcctctcctccaccagCTGCCCTAGCCTGCGTCGGCTGGAGCTCAGCGTCATCACCGGACTAACCATCCTtcgcctcgacgccgccgccacgctcgaGGAGCTCCGGCTCATCGGCCTCCGCGACATGGAGCAGATGGAGGTGGACGCGCCGGGCCTCCGGGACCTCACCGTGAAGGGCATCACCGTCCacctgatggcggcggcggcggcgaggatcgCTGCGCCGAGGCTGCAGGCGCTGGCGTACGAATACAGGCGCTCGTGGGACGACTGCCAGCTGATGGTGCTCGACGGCGAGCGCACCGCGAAGCTCCGGGTGCTCTCCCATGGCGACCCCGCCGGCAAGCACaacaacggcgcggcggcgtggttcCTGCAGCACTGCGCCGCCGCGGATCGCCTCGACATCGAACTAAAGATGGAATTTGATGAG GAAAAACTCCATGCGGGTATTGAGGATGTGATCAAGGACATACCGAAACTTCCGAATATAACAGATTTGAGAATAACGGTAGCCATGTCCACAGATACCATGGATACACACGCGGTAGCCATGTCCACAGATACCATGGATACACACGCTATCGGGGCAAGCACAACCAAGCTCATTGCAAAGTTTAGTAGAATTGAGTATCTCTCCATTGACATTGACAAAAAG GCCGGTGATTGTACAAATTTTGACTGCAAATGTGAGCAATATAAAGGCTGGAATAACAAGATGATTCCACTAGAGCGTCTTCGGATTGCAGACATACGTAACTTTCTGCCTTTCGATGATCAAATAGAATTGGTATGTGTACTAATTGCGAATGCGCCACTACTGGAGAAAATGACTGTAGCATTGCATGAGTTATATGGAGAGACGAGACAGAGAAGAAATGACATGGATGCATATTTATGCATTCCAAGCTGTGGGGGTCGTTGGACCCCTTGTTCTGGTAATAGGAGTAAATTTGGTAGTTTTACTAAATATGAGTGGAAACCATATAAACGGAAACGGTGA
- the LOC4352384 gene encoding uncharacterized protein, with protein sequence MDTEITQETAAPAAAAADVDIISDLTNDVLLIILGLLPAARDVVRTSALSTRWRHLWTRAPALRFDVGPRSWRLGGCGATDEAAAAARLVEAVDSVLARREGGADVKDLEINLVHHRSDGGDRPPMCHHYAAMFVSSPSPSRHREEPRCDLLAVPLDVVTPARVAAWLRFAERRVAGSFSLRLPALSRRIAAAGSPPAVLPCSERLHTMRLALGGAALAVPDAVAAAAYRSLTDLLLSKVSLDDDGDDLRLCSLLSSASCPNMRRLELSDIDGLINLRLDAAATLEVLRLIGLRHMEQMEVDAPGLRELVLKRIYAHLMAAASASSVRIAAPGLQALTYEYDYACWGGAFPMVLDGERTAKLQVLSHGVPDKDNNGAAAWFLQHCAAANRLDVVLKMEFDEEKMEEDIEDLIKDIPEVLNITDLRITVAISTGTVDTHAIGASVTKLIAKFRRIEYLSIDIDKKAGDCTNFDCKCEQHKGWSNEMIPLDHLRMVDIRDFLPFNDQIELVCALIASAPALEKMIVALHESYEETRERTNNMEAYLCIPSCGGRWTPCAWNGGKFGSATKYEWKPCKRKRSEEGVEKV encoded by the exons ATGGACACCGAGATCACgcaggagacggcggcgccagcggcggcggcggcggacgtcgATATCATCAGCGACCTCACCAACGACGTGCTGCTGATAATCCTCGGCCtcttgccggcggcgagggacgtGGTGCGCACCTCCGCGCTGTCGACGCGGTGGCGCCACCTCTGGACCCGCGCCCCGGCGCTCCGCTTCGACGTCGGCCCGCGCAGCTGGCGGCTAGGTGGGTGTGGAGCCAccgacgaggccgccgccgccgcccgcctcgtcgAGGCGGTGGACTCCGTCCTCGCCAggcgcgagggcggcgccgaCGTGAAGGACCTGGAGATCAACCTCGTCCACCACCGCTCCGATGGCGGCGACAGGCCGCCCATGTGCCACCACTACGCCGCCATGTTCGTCTCCTCCCCTTCACCTTCACGGCACCGGGAGGAGCCGCGGTGCGACCTCCTCGCCGTGCCCCTGGACGTCGTCACGCCGGCGCGCGTCGCCGCGTGGCTCCGCTTCGCCGAGCGCCGCGTCGCGGGGTCGTTCTCTctcaggctgcccgcgctgTCGAGGAGGATCGCGGCCGCCGGATCTCCCCCCGCCGTCCTCCCTTGCTCCGAGAGGCTCCACACCATGCGCCTCGcgctcggcggcgcggcccTCGCCGTCCCagacgccgtcgctgccgccgcctaccGCTCTCTTACCGACCTGCTGCTCAGCAAAGTCtccctcgacgacgacggcgacgacctccgcctctgcagcctcctctcctccgccagCTGCCCTAACATGCGGAGGCTGGAGCTCAGCGACATCGACGGCCTGATCAACCtccgcctcgacgccgccgcgacgcTCGAGGTGCTCCGCCTCATCGGCCTCCGCCACATGGAGCAGATGGAGGTGGACGCGCCGGGCCTCCGGGAGCTTGTCCTCAAGCGCATCTACGCCCacctgatggcggcggcgtcggcgtcgtcggtgaGGATCGCCGCGCCGGGGCTGCAGGCGCTGACGTACGAGTACGACTACGCGTGCTGGGGCGGCGCCTTCCCCATGGTGCTCGACGGCGAGCGCACCGCGAAGCTCCAGGTGCTGTCCCATGGCGTCCCCGACAAGGACaacaacggcgcggcggcgtggtttCTGCAGCACTGCGCCGCCGCGAATCGCCTCGACGTCGTACTGAAGATGGAATTTGATGAG gagaagatggaAGAGGATATTGAGGATCTGATCAAGGATATACCAGAAGTTCTTAATATAACCGACTTACGAATAACGGTAGCCATCTCCACGGGAACCGTGGATACACATGCAATTGGCGCAAGCGTAACCAAGCTCATTGCAAAGTTTAGAAGAATTGAGTATCTCTCCATTGACATAGACAAAAAG GCCGGTGATTGTACAAATTTTGACTGCAAATGTGAGCAGCATAAAGGCTGGAGCAACGAGATGATTCCACTAGATCATCTCCGGATGGTAGACATACGTGACTTCCTACCTTTCAATGACCAAATAGAACTCGTATGTGCACTGATTGCGAGTGCGCCGGCACTGGAGAAAATGATTGTAGCATTGCACGAGTCATATGAAGAGACAAGAGAGCGTACAAATAACATGGAGGCGTATTTATGCATTCCAAGCTGTGGTGGTCGTTGGACCCCTTGTGCTTGGAATGGGGGTAAATTTGGCAGTGCTACTAAATATGAGTGGAAACCATGTAAGCGGAAGCGGTCAGAAGAAGGGGTGGAGAAGGTTTGA